The window CAATGAATTTTTCGCCCGTTATCTGAGTTCGCCGGCTGCGCGGCCGATTGCCGCCGCAGCGAATGAAGCGGTCGTCGTTTCTCCGGCGGATTCCGCGCCGCAGGGCGTCTGGAAAATTGACAAGGACTCCCGCTTTGTACAACAGCCGGGCGTACAGTTAAAATCGGCCAACTTTAATTCCGTAATCGATCTTATCGGCAAGGACAGCGCCTATGCCGGAAAATTTGCCAATGGCGTGCTGACGCATACATTCCTGGACGTGAATGATTATCATCGTTACCATTTCCCGGTGAGCGGCACGATCAAAGAAGTGCGCGCGATCCTCGCCGACGATGCGGTGGGCGGCATCATCGTCTGGGATAAACAATTGCGCAAGTACGTGCTGGAGGATCAAATCCCCGGCTGGCAGGCGATCGAGACGCGTGCCTGCGTGATCATCGAGACGGAGAAATACGGCTTGGTCGCGGTGCTGCCGATCGGCATGTCGCAAGTCTCTTCGGTTAATTTTGAAACAAGCGTGAAAGTCGGCGCGAAGGTCAAAAAAGGCGATCCACTTGGTTATTTCCTCTTCGGCGGTTCCGACATCGTGATGCTGTTCCAGCCGCAGGCCAACTTTACGCTGACGGCGCCTGCGCTTGACGCGAATTCCTATAAGCATATTTACATGGGCGAGGCGTATGGACTGCTGCAGAAAGGTGTCCGATAGGTAAGAAATAAAACGAAAGACCGCCCGGCGAAAATGAACTGCCGGGCGGTCTTTGTTTTGTGTTTAGAAAAAATAGCGAAAGTAGACGTAGATGTGGCTGAGTACGATCGATACGAGCATCAGCGGAAACGCGAGTTTGAAAAAACCGCGGAAAGTAATTGCGATGCCGTTCTTTTCGGCGATTCCGGCGACGACGACGTTGGCGGACGCGCCGATCAATGTGCCGTTTCCGCCCAGGCAGGCGCCCAGCGCGAGTGACCACCAGACCGGTTCGAGATTCATGCCGGACAGCTGTCCCATTTCCTGCAGCATTGGGATCATCGTTGCGACAAAAGGGATGTTGTCGATGAAAGCCGAGGCGATGGCGGAGAGCCAGAGCACCAAAAGCGAAGTCTCCATCACCTGTCCCTGCGTCAGGGCAAGAGCCCAGTACGCGATCGCCTTGATCACGCCGGTCGCTTTCAGGCCGCCGACCAAGACGAAGAGTCCGGTGAAGAAGAAGATCGTCGGCCATTCGATATGCAGCAGAATCTCTTCCGGCTCTGCCTTACTGATGAGCAACAAAAGCATTGCGCCCGCCAAGGCGACGGTCGCGGATTCTAAATGAAAAAAGCCGTGCAGTGTGAAACCGAGAATGGTAAGGGCAAGAACGAAGAGCGATTTCTTCAGTAGCGCCTGATCGTGAATCGCATCTTGATAATTTAATTGTAAGACGCTAAGTCGATCTTCTTCTTCGACCTGGAGATCCTTTCTGTAAAAGAAAAGCAAGAGCGCGATGGTGACAAGCAAAATCAAAATGCATATCGGCGCAAGATGATAGGCGAATGCATTAAAACTTAAACCGGCGGCGCTGCCAATCATGATATTGGGCGGGTCGCCGATCAAAGTGGCCGTGCCGCCGATGTTGGAAGCGAGTATTTCGGAAATCAAAAACGGCAGCGGGTTGATTTGCAGTTTATCGGTCAACGTAAGTGTTACCGGTACAATCAATAAGACCGTGGTCACATTGTCGAGTAAAGCGGAGGCGGAGGCTGTGATGCCGGAGAGCAAGGCGAGCAGACGGAACGGATGCCCTTTGGTTACATGCGCCGACCAGATCGCGACTGCCTCGAATACGCCGCTGCGGCGGGTGATGGTGACGAGAATCATCATGCCGATCAGTAAGCCCAGCGTGTTGAAATCGATGTCGTCTTTTAGCGCGGTCTCCTGGCTTAAAAAACCGAGCAGCATCATCACGATGCCGCCCGTCATCGCGACCACCATGCGATGGAACTTTTCCCAGATGATCAGAACGTAGGTAAGCGTGAAAATCAGAATCGAGGCGTAGAAAGCGATATCGTGCACATGAAACACTCCTTTTCAGCTGAAAATAAAGAGAAGAAGCCCTTGGTGACAGGCTCCTCCGAAAAAAATACGTGTGCTATGTTTCTTTTTCCAGTATAGCGGATTGGGACTATGGACGTCAAATGCCAAAGAAGCAGGAGTTTATTCTTCGAAGCGGGAGTTTCGCTTGAAACGGATGGTATTTTTGGGGCGGGTAGGTTAAAATTAGAGTTGAAATAGTTGGAATAATGCGACGAGGGGGAAACGGGATGCTGCGCTCAATAAAAAGTCAGCTCTTGATGATCGTTTTTTTGCTCGTTTCCATATCGTTTCTTGTCTCCGGTGCGGTGAACATGTATATGGTGTCCTCTTCGTTCGAGCGCCACAGCAAAGAAGACAACCTGATGTTCGCCGAAGCGCTGGCGAAGAACGTATACGGTTTTTTCCATAACGCATACAATATCATTGATGGCTTGGCGAAAAACGGCGAAGTCCGCGAAATGGCGCCGGAAAAACAACGGCAGCTCTTTGTTTCGACGGCGGCGCGCTTTCCGTTTTTCAACAATTTGTATTCGACCGCGGTTAGCGATGGCATGCAGCTGGCGCGTGCGTACGGGCCGAATGCCAGTCGACGCAACCGGGAATGGTTTAGCGAAATGCGGGAGCGGGCGGCGCCTTGGACGTATTCGGGTTATACACTCTCTGGTGATGTGGCTGTCGCAGCGATTTTTTCGCCGATTTTTGACAAACGGGGAAATTATGCTGCGATTATGGGCGGCGACCTGAAACTGGATTATGTGCAGGATTTAGTGGAACGTTTCAACGAACGACCGGGCAGTTATGCCTGCGTTTTGGACGGTAATGGCGTAGTGCTCGCTCACCCCGAGCGTGTGCAGTTTCAAGAACGCTACAATTATCAAACGCGCAGCAAGAGTGTAGTTGTCAAAGACGAGCGCGGCAATGTCGTGTCACTCGCCGAAGGCGGCGAGCAAAAAACGGAAGTGGTTGCCATCGCGATTCCCGATGCGCTGCATGAAATGGCATGGAAGGCCTTGTCGGGCGAAGCAGGAACGCTCGAATTTCGCGATCTTGAAGGCCGGCAAATGATCGGCGCGTACTATCCGGTCGAGATTCCGGAGGTGCCGAGCCGTTGGGCGGTCATCACCGTACAGGACAGAGGCGTTGCACTGGCGCTGGTTTATGACGTGACGCGGCGCAATGCCGTAATTGCCACGGTCATTTTGCTGTTGGCGTTTAGTGGCGTCTACCTCTTTGTTTCCCGGCGCGTTGTGCAGCCGATCAACGATTTGATTGAAGGAACGGATGAAATTGCCCGGGGCGACTTATCGAAGCGCTTGAAGATAAGCCGCTTGAAGGAACTGGGGCAATTGGCCAAGGCATACAATGAGATGGCGGAAACGCTGGAGCTGCGGAATCTGGAACGCGAGCGCGACCGTGTGGCGCTCGCCGCATCGGAGACCAAGTTTTCCAAGGCCTTTCGTTATTATGCGGATGTCATCGGCATCACGCGCCTGACCGACCGGAAGATCGTCGAAGTGAACGAGGCGTTTTATGAAATTTTCGGCTATCAAGCGCAAGAAGTTCTCGAACATACGACGATGGAAATCGGAATGATGCCGGATACGGAGGAAAATAAGGCGAAAATTGCGGCGGTGTATCGTGACCTGAACGAAGGGAAGGCGGTGCGCAACCGCGAAGTCGAGTGGCGGACGAAAGACGGCATGAACCGTCTTGGACTATGGTCGGCCGAAGCGATTGAAATCAACGGCGAACGCTGTTCGATCTTCGCCTGGAAAGATATCAGCGAGCTGAAAAAGGCGCAGCAAGAGTTGCAGGAGGCGCACAATGAACTGGAAGTGAAGGTGGAGCTGCGGACGCAGGAACTGACCGCGCTGAATGAAGAACTGGTCGCCAGCAATGAAGAGCTGTCGAATGCGCTGGCGGAGCTGCGCCGAACGCAGGATCAGCTGGTGCGTTCGGAAAAAATGGCGGCGCTTGGCGGTCTGGTGGCTGGAGTGGCGCATGAGATCAACACGCCGATCGGCAGTAGCGTGACGGCGGCGTCGCATCTGACCGTGATTTCGAAGGAGCTGCGCGAGGCCTATCAGCTGCAAAAACTGGGCACGCGGCAATTTGTCGAATACATGGAAGACTGCCTGGAAGGCGCGAGAATCATTCAGGTCAATTTGGAACGCGCCGCCCGATTGGTGAAAAGTTTCAAACAGGTGTCGGCTGATCAGGTGAGTGAGACAAAACGCGTCTTTAAGGTAAAGGAATATCTCGAGGAAGTGTTGCTCAGCATTCAGCCGCATTATAAACGGACGAAACATCGCATCGTGACCGAATGTGACGAGGAGCTCGAAGTCGATACCTTTCCCGGCGCTTTTTCGCAGATCATCACGAATCTGCTGATGAATTCGATTCTACACGCCTATGATGAGTCGGATGAGGGAAAGATGACGATCAGGGTCTATAAAGAAGACGAGTGTCTGGTGCTCGATTATGCCGATGACGGCAAAGGCATGGCGAAACATGTGCAGGAACGGATTTTTGACCCTTTCTTCACGACGAAGCGTGGGGTAGGCGGAACCGGCTTGGGATTGTATGTTGTCTACAATATTATTACCCAGCAACTCGGAGGCAGCATTCGATGCGAGAGTGAACCGGGCAGAGGGACGAAATTTCATATCCGGATGCCGCTCTGAAACGGTGTCGCATGAGAGTTTTTTTAAAATGCTCCAGTAGAGAAAGAATGAAAATTGCGAATATGATGCACACTATTGTCAAGCTGGAAAAACTATGATAGAGTAACAACAAAATAAATAAGTCGGCAAAAAGCGATGAAGCTTACAGATGCATGATGCGCCTGTAAGCTTTTTGTCTTTTGAGAGAAGAATCTCCGAAGCCGCTTATGAGCAATGAAGCTTATAAACGTAATGCGCGTTTATAAGCTTTTTGCCTAAAGGAGGTGGTTGCAGCGAAAAAAACAAGTGCTGCTAAAAAGAAAAATGCTCCATGAGTACCGCAAATACTCATGGAGCGCAGGCTGCGTCATGTTCCCCAGTGGTCGCCAGGGTTTATTCAGCATACCCATTGTTCATTATAAGGCACAAAGCAAACTGTTTTCAAGCGATAAATAAAAAGCAAATGAGAGTGAGGTTTTTTATATGAGACAAGTTGCGATTTACGGTAAAGGCGGAATTGGAAAATCCACAACCACGCAAAATACGGTGGCGGCGTTAGCGGAAGCAGGCAAGCAAATTATGGTGGTCGGCTGCGATCCGAAGGCAGACTCAACACGTTTGTTGCTTAACGGACTGTGTCAAAAAACAGTGCTCGATACATTGCGTGATGAAGGCGATGACATTGATCTCGATGACATTCTGAAGCCAGGCTTCAAAGGCACGATGTGCGTCGAATCGGGCGGGCCGGAACCGGGCGTGGGCTGCGCCGGGCGCGGCATTATTACCTCGATCAACATGTTGGAGTCGTTGGGGGCATACACCGAGGAACTGGATTATGTTTTTTACGACGTCTTGGGCGACGTTGTCTGCGGCGGCTTTGCGATGCCGATCCGCGAAGGCAAGGCCGAGGAGATTTACATTGTTGCTTCCGGCGAACTGATGGCGTTATATGCCGCAAACAATATTTCTAAAGGAATTCAAAAATATGCTCAATCCGGCAAGGTTCGTTTAGGCGGAATCATTTGCAACAGCCGCAAGGTGGATGGCGAATATGAGCTGCTAAAAGCGTTTGCCGAGGAACTCGGTTCACAATTAATTCATTTCGTGCCGCGCGACAATCTGGTGCAGCGCGCGGAAATCAACAAGAAGACCGTGATCAACTACGATCCGACCGCCGGACAAGCCGATGAGTATCGCAAACTCGCTTCGAATATCGACAATAACGACATGTTCGTCATTCCAAAACCAATGGTGCAAGACCGTCTGGAGCAACTGATGATGGACTATGGAATGATGGAACTGTAAGAAAGAAAAATAAAAAGAGAAAGGTGATGAAGCCATGTTATTAGTCAGAGCAATCGTCAGACCGGAAAAAAAGGATGAGGTGCTGGCGGAATTGACCAAAGGCGGTTTTAATGCGGCTACGGTGATTGATGTGGTCGGGCGTGGCAAGCAAAAAGGGATTAAGATCGGCAGCATCATTTATGACGAAATCCCCAAAGTCATGATTGTGATGGCCATTCGCGACGAATACCGTCAGGATATTGTCGATATCATTTTGCGGACGGCTAAGACCGGCGAAAAGGGCGTCTATGGCGACGGCAAGATTTTTGTCAGTCCGATTGAAGAGGCGTACACGATCTCGACCGGCGCGACCGGGATATAGGAGGGATTGGCATGAAAGAAATCATGGCCATTGTACGGATGAACAAGACGAACGCGACGAAAAAAGCGCTGGTCGAAGCCGGGGCGACCGGCTTTACAGCGACAAAGGTACTGGGCCGGGGTAAATTGGTCAAAGACAAATCGCTGATTGCCGACCGGAAGATTGAACTCATGTCGATGGTGGATGCGGAAGACGTCAAAGAAGCGGAAAAACTGATCGACGGCTTTTTGGACGGCGCGCGCCTTTATTCGAGACGGCTCTTCAATGTGGTGGCCAATGATGAAGATGTGCCGCGCATCGTGGAAGCGCTGATGCAGGCGAACCGAACCGAAAATAAGGTGGGCGACGGAAAAATATTTATCATGCCGATTTGCGACGTCGCCAGAGTTCGCACCGGAGAAATCGGCAAAGAGGCGCTTTGACAAGGCGCAGGTAAATGCAAAGGGGGCGTAAAGCATGAAGAAAACGGTGACAGAGCAACAGATTGAGGCGATGCTGGATCAATTGCCTTCTAAAGTGGTAAAGAACCGGAAAAAACATATCGTCGTAAAAAATACGGCACTGGATGCGCAGACGATCGAAGCGAACACGCGGACGATTCCCGGCATTATCAGCAACCGGGGCTGCGCCTATGCCGGCTGTAAAGGCGTGGTGCTGGGCCCGCTGAAAGATATGGCGCATATCGTCCACGGACCGATCGGCTGCAGCTACTACGCATGGGGCACAAGGCGCAATAAAGCAAGATCAGAAGATCCGGCGAAAAACTTTCTGAATTACTGTTTTTCCACCGATATGCAGGAAAGCGATATCGTCTTTGGCGGTGAAAAAAAGCTGGCGGCGATGATCGATGAAGTGGTGGAAAATTTTAAACCGAACGCGGTGACGATATCGGCCACCTGTCCGGTCGGGCTGATTGGCGACGACATTAACGCGGTCGCGCGTGCCGCCGAAGAGCGACACGGCATTCAGGTACTGGCCTTCAGCTGCGAAGGCTATAAAGGGGTAAGCCAGTCCGCCGGTCATCATATCGCCAACAATATTTTGATGGACAAGGTCATCGGCGTATCGGAGGAAGAGAGTGCGCCAGCGCCTTATGCGATAAACATCCTGGGCGAGTACAACATTGGCGGCGACAGTTGGGAAATTGAACGCATCTTGAAAGACATCGGTTATCATATTGTCTCGGTAATGACCGGCGACGGATCGTATGAAGAATTAAAGAAAGCGCATGTCGCCGAACTGAATCTGGTGCAGTGCCATCGCTCCATCAACTACATCGCTGAGATGCTGGAAACGAAATACGGCACGCCTTGGCTCAAGGTTAACTTTATCGGTGTGCAGGGCACTGTCGATTCGTTGCGCGATATGGCCGTGTATTTCGGTGATGCGGAACTAACGCGCAAGACGGAAGAAGTGATTGCGCGTGAATTGGCCAAAGTCGAACCGGTCATGGAGCAATACCGCAAAATCTGCGAAGGAAAGACTGCATTCTGCTTTGTCGGCGGTTCGCGCGGGCATCATTATCAAAACCTGTTCAAGGAACTGGGCATTGATACCGTGCTGGCCGGTTATGAATTCGCGCATCGCGATGATTATGAGGGCCGTCAGGTCATTCCGACGATCAAGCCAGATGCCGACAGCAAGAATATTCCCGATTTGCAGGTCAAACCGGACGAAAGGCGCTTTAAGCTTAAATTGTCGCCGGAAAAAATGGCCGAACTAAAAGAGCGAATTCCGCTGAACCACTACTGCGGCATGCAACTCGAAATGAGCGAGGGCACGGTGATGGTTGACGATCTGAACCATTATGAAACCGAACATTTCATCAAACTGTTGAAGCCGGATATCTTCGCATCTGGCATCAAGGACAAATATGTCGTGCAAAAAATGGGCATTCAGGCGAAACAACTGCATTCGTATGATTACAGCGGCCCGTATGCCGGATTTAACGGCGCAGTGAATTTTGCCCGCGATATCAGCATGGGCTTTGCTTCGCCGACCTGGAATTTCATTACGCCGCCTTGGCGGAGCCAACCGTTGCTGAACGGTGAATTGACAGAGGAAGGAGTGGCCTAAAATGTTGGATTGCACACCGAAAGAAATCAAAGAACGCCTCAGCGGAGGCGTGATTAACCCGGCAAAAACCTGCCAACCGATCGGTGCGATGTATGCGGCGCTCGGTATTCACAAGTGCCTGCCGCACAGCCATGGTTCCCAAGGCTGCTGTTCCTACCATCGGATGCACCTGACCCGTCATTTTCGCGATCCGGTTATGGCTTCGACCAGTAGTTTCACCGAAGGCGCTTCCGTATTCGGCGGCGCGGCCAATTTGAAAACCGCGATCAAAAACGTATTTTCCATATACAATCCGGACGTCATGGCCGTACATACCACCTGTTTGTCGGAAACAATCGGCGATGATATCCCGACGATCATCAAAGACGCCGAAGTGCCGGAAGGAAAAGTCGTATTTCACGCCAACACGCCCAGTTACCAAGGCTCGCACGTCACCGGCTTTTCCAACATGGTCAAAGCGATGGTCAACTATTTCTCCGAAGCGGCAGGCGGCGTTAAGAAAGAGCAGGTCAACATCATTCCGGGCTTCGTCAATCCCGGCGACATGCGTGAGATCAAACGGCTGGTAAAAGAAATGGGCATCGATTCGATTCTCTTTCCTGACACGTCCGGCGTGGTTGATTCGCCGATGACAGGAGAATTCAATATGTATCCGGATGGCGGCACGCGGCTTTGGCAATTGGCCGATACCGGAAATTCAAAACTTACGTTAGCCTTGGGGCGTTTTGCTTCCAGCGATGCGGCCGAAGCGCTGAAGAAAAAATGCAAGGTGCCGGCCATGGCTCTTAAGACGCCGATCGGCATCAAGGCAACCGATGCGCTTTTGATGGCGCTGCGCAGTAATTTTGCGCAGGAAGTGCCGCGTAGTCTGGAGGAAGAACGCGGGCAACTGGTGGACATCATGACCGACACGCACTTTCACTTTCATGGAAAAAAAGTGGCGATCTTCGGCGATTCCGACGTTGTTACCGGCTTGACGGAATTCGTGCTTGGCCTCGGCATGCTGCCGGTACATGTGCTGACCGGAACGCCGGGCGGGGCGATCGGTTCCGCAGTGGGAAGCTTTGAAGACGATATCAGGGAACTGTTGGCGCCGGGGGCGATAGAGGCCAATGTAAAAGCCGGCGGCGATCTCTTTACCTTGCATCAATGGATCAAGAACGAACCGGTGGATTTGTTGATCGGCAATACCTACGGCAAATACATCGCGCGGGCGGAAGATCTTCCGTTTGTCCGGGTTGGCTTTCCAATTCTGGATCGCAGCGTGCACTCCTATCTGCCAATCGTCGGTTACAAGGGCGCGATGCGTTTGATAGAAATGATAGCCAATGCGCTGCTGGACCGGGCTGATCGTGATGCGGCCGACGAAGATTTTGAATTGGTCATGTAAAAAAAGTGGTGAAGAGGAAGGCCGGAAGGGAGAGGCTTGTATATGTTGGATGAACGCATGATCGGCGAACGAAGCGAATTCATTGCGACAAAGGGGAAACAAAAACAAAGTTTGAAATGCGACGCCGACAGCATTGCCGGCTGCGTCAGCCAACGCGCCTGCGTATATTGCGGCGCACGGGTGGTGCTGAATCCGATCACCGATGCGATTCATCTGGTGCATGGACCGGTTGGCTGCGCCAGCTATACCTGGGATATTCGCGGCAGTCTGAGCAGCGAATCCGAAATGTACCGCAACAGCTTTTCCACGGATTTGAAGGAACAGGATGTCATTTTCGGCGGCGAAAAAAAATTGGCTGCGTCGCTCGATGAATTGGTGGAAAAGTACAAGCCGGAGCTGGTCTTCGTCTATGCCACCTGCATTGTCGGCGTGATCGGCGATGACTTGACGGCGGTTTGCAAAGCAGCGGAAAAACGGCACGGCATCAAGGTGATTCCGGTGCAGTCGAGCGGTTTTGCGGGCAACAAATCAGCCGGTTACCGTGCAGCTTGCGATGCGCTTTTGCAGTTGATTGCAGCGGCGGAGGGAAAAGGCGCTGCGCTAAAAGAAAAAAACTGCATCAATTATCTGGGCGAATTCAACCTGGCTGGCGAGGCGTGGATCATTGCCAATTATCTGCGGGAAATGGGCGTGTCGATTAACGTGGCTTTTACCGGCGATGCCACCTACCGGCGTCTGAAGACGGCCCGCCAGGCGACGCTAAACATTATGCAATGCGCCGGATCAATGCATTATTTGGCGGGGAAAATGCAGGAAAAGTACGGCATACCCTATCTCCAGGTTTCGTTTCTCGGTCTCGAAGACACGGCGGCTTCGCTGCGCAGCATTGCCAAAGCGCTGCAGGATGAAACAGCAGCGCAAAAAGCCGAAGCGCTGATTCAACGTGAAGAAGGAAAAGCTAAGGCGGCCATCGATTATTACCGGCAAAAGTTGTTGGGGAAAAAAGCGGCGGTTTACGTTGGCGGCGGTTTCAAAGCCATTTCTCTGATCAAGCAGTTTCGTGAAATCGGCATCGAAGTGGTGATGATTGGCACGCAGACCGGGCGGCAGGAGGAATATGATGCGATCAATCGTCTGGTGGCTGACGGCACGGTCATTCTCGATGATGCCAATCCGGCCGAGCTGGAACGATTCATGGTTGAGCAGGGCGCACATCTCTTGGTCGGCGGCGTGAAGGAACGGCCTTTGGCCTACAAACTGGGCGTGGCCTTTATTGACCACAACCATGATCGCAAACATCCGCTGAGCGGTTTTGCCGGTGCGGTGAACTTTGCCGCCGAGGTCTATGCAACGGTCTGTTCGCCGGTCTGGAGCTATGTAAAAGAGCAGGGAGGTGGCTGCAGTGAATGATGAATTAAAACATTGCCGCAATGTAAATGAAAATCCCTGCAACATGTGCATGCCGATGGGCGGGATTTTAGCGCTGAAAGGCATTGAAAGCAGCATGGTCATCCTGCACGGCTCACAAGGCTGCAGCACCTATATGCGTCGCCACATTGCCGAACATTTTAACGAACCGGTGGATGTTGCCTCTTCCTCGTTAAATGAAAAAGGTACGATCTACGGCGGCGAAAGCAACTTGAAACAGGCAATTGATAATGTCCGGAAAGTCTACGAGCCGAAACTGATCGGCATATTAAACACTTGTTTGGCGGAAACGATTGGCGAAGATGTGGAGCGGATTGCCGATAGTTATTCAGCGCAACAGGACGCGGCCAGTCCGCTGCTTGTCAGTGCGGCAACGCCGGGTTACGGCGGCAGCCATGCGGAAGGCTATTTTTTCACGCTGCGCCGGATCGTTGAGCAACTGGCTGAACCGGTTGAGCGGCACAGTAAAGTCAATATCATCCTGCCCAATCTCAGTCCGGCCGACATCCGGGAAATCAAACGTATCTTGCAATTGTTGCAGGTCGATTATATTTTGTATCCGGACATCTCCGACACGTTGGACAGGCCGTTTCTGCCGCGCTATACGAAACTTGCGCAAGGCGGAACGCCGCTCGCCGATATCAAAGCGATGAGCGGCAGCGTCGCCACGATTCAAATGGGAATGACGGTCGAAGATAAGTATTCGCCGGGCCAGTATCTGGCGGATGCGTTTGGCGTACCTCTCTACAACATACCACTGCCGATCGGGCTTAAAAACACCGATTTGTTTTTGGAGTGTCTGCAGCAACAGGCGGCCGCGCAGCGCGTGCCGCTGGAATTGCAACAGGAGCGGGGGCGTTTGCTTGACGGCATGATTGATTCGCATAAATACAATTTTCAAAAACGCAGTGTGATTTTCGGCGAACCGGAAATCGTTTATGCCGTAGCAAAAACCTGTCTGGAAAACGGTCTTTTCCCGGTTGTTATAGCTACCGGCAGCAAAACAACGCGACTCGATGCTTTGTTACGCAGCGAATTGGCAGCAAGTCCGGACGAATGCACGATTTTGAATGAAACGGATTTTGCCGCGATCCGTCAGACGGCAAAAGAGGCCGAAGCCGTAATTGCAATTGGTCATTCCGACGGACGCTATCTCGAAGAGAGACAGGGCATTCCGTTAATCCGACTTGGCTTTCCCATTCACGACCGGGTGGGTGGTCAACGCTTGCTGTCTGTAGGCTATCGGGGAACCGCCGTTTTTCTCGACAGGATAACCAATACCTTGCTGGAAAAAAGGCAGAAAAACTACCGCCGTTCGTTGTATGAAACCTTTTATCAAGAAGCGACTGAGGAAAGGCGAGGTGATCAGTGTGACTGATGCAGAGGAAACGGTGAAGAGAAATAGAACCTGCGAACATCCTTGCTATTCAAAAGACGCGCATCACAAATATGCCCGCATGCATTTGCCGGTTGCGCCGCGCTGCAATATCGGCTGCAATTACTGCAACCGCAAATATGATTGCGTAAACGAAAGCCGTCCGGGCGTGACCAGCGAAGTGCTGACGCCGCAAGAGGCCAAGGAAAAATTTGCACGGGTGAAGGAAAAAATAGCAAATCTCAGCGTTGTCGGCATTGCCGGGCCGGGCGATGCGCTGGCCAATTGGGAAGAGACGAAAGAAAGCATTGCTGCGATTAAGGAACTTGATCCGGATGTGATGATCTGTTTGTCGACGAATGGTCTGCGTTTGCCGGAATTGGCGGCGGAAATCGTGAAATTGGGCGTTCGGCATGTAACGGTCACCGTAAACTGCCTCGAAGCGGAAATTGGCGCACGCATTTACCGCTTCGTCCATTATCAGGGGCAAAACTACAGCGGGCTGGAAGGCTCAAAGATACTGATCCGCAACCAATTGGCCGGAATTGAATATTTGGCCCGGCATCAGGTGATGGTCAAAGTGAATATCGTAATGATCAAAGACATTAATGACTGGCATATCCCGGCAGTCGTGAAGAAAGTGAAAGAGCTTGGCGCGTTTATCAGCAACATCATGCCGCTGATTCCGGCTCCCGGCAGCGTCTATGAAGCATTTCT of the Azotosporobacter soli genome contains:
- a CDS encoding P-II family nitrogen regulator; translation: MLLVRAIVRPEKKDEVLAELTKGGFNAATVIDVVGRGKQKGIKIGSIIYDEIPKVMIVMAIRDEYRQDIVDIILRTAKTGEKGVYGDGKIFVSPIEEAYTISTGATGI
- the nifH gene encoding nitrogenase iron protein → MRQVAIYGKGGIGKSTTTQNTVAALAEAGKQIMVVGCDPKADSTRLLLNGLCQKTVLDTLRDEGDDIDLDDILKPGFKGTMCVESGGPEPGVGCAGRGIITSINMLESLGAYTEELDYVFYDVLGDVVCGGFAMPIREGKAEEIYIVASGELMALYAANNISKGIQKYAQSGKVRLGGIICNSRKVDGEYELLKAFAEELGSQLIHFVPRDNLVQRAEINKKTVINYDPTAGQADEYRKLASNIDNNDMFVIPKPMVQDRLEQLMMDYGMMEL
- a CDS encoding phosphatidylserine decarboxylase, coding for MFEKRWIILARLLIALAVLNGAFFSGSSTVAAAELSRQHAPDTEMLMTIVEHNADVKRMLLQSIDQAKQINPDRETNPAQSLEEYYAYIDWATTAMPFNILPAAERYPKLYESIDQSLDYFYFINDQPLAELSGKGYYHNSLQYVEPYRSWLVVFTKHWGDYLSTKNSWNEEFYRKSCADERFGMNNGWYESPEKWTTFNEFFARYLSSPAARPIAAAANEAVVVSPADSAPQGVWKIDKDSRFVQQPGVQLKSANFNSVIDLIGKDSAYAGKFANGVLTHTFLDVNDYHRYHFPVSGTIKEVRAILADDAVGGIIVWDKQLRKYVLEDQIPGWQAIETRACVIIETEKYGLVAVLPIGMSQVSSVNFETSVKVGAKVKKGDPLGYFLFGGSDIVMLFQPQANFTLTAPALDANSYKHIYMGEAYGLLQKGVR
- a CDS encoding ArsB/NhaD family transporter, which translates into the protein MHDIAFYASILIFTLTYVLIIWEKFHRMVVAMTGGIVMMLLGFLSQETALKDDIDFNTLGLLIGMMILVTITRRSGVFEAVAIWSAHVTKGHPFRLLALLSGITASASALLDNVTTVLLIVPVTLTLTDKLQINPLPFLISEILASNIGGTATLIGDPPNIMIGSAAGLSFNAFAYHLAPICILILLVTIALLLFFYRKDLQVEEEDRLSVLQLNYQDAIHDQALLKKSLFVLALTILGFTLHGFFHLESATVALAGAMLLLLISKAEPEEILLHIEWPTIFFFTGLFVLVGGLKATGVIKAIAYWALALTQGQVMETSLLVLWLSAIASAFIDNIPFVATMIPMLQEMGQLSGMNLEPVWWSLALGACLGGNGTLIGASANVVVAGIAEKNGIAITFRGFFKLAFPLMLVSIVLSHIYVYFRYFF
- a CDS encoding ATP-binding protein, which translates into the protein MLRSIKSQLLMIVFLLVSISFLVSGAVNMYMVSSSFERHSKEDNLMFAEALAKNVYGFFHNAYNIIDGLAKNGEVREMAPEKQRQLFVSTAARFPFFNNLYSTAVSDGMQLARAYGPNASRRNREWFSEMRERAAPWTYSGYTLSGDVAVAAIFSPIFDKRGNYAAIMGGDLKLDYVQDLVERFNERPGSYACVLDGNGVVLAHPERVQFQERYNYQTRSKSVVVKDERGNVVSLAEGGEQKTEVVAIAIPDALHEMAWKALSGEAGTLEFRDLEGRQMIGAYYPVEIPEVPSRWAVITVQDRGVALALVYDVTRRNAVIATVILLLAFSGVYLFVSRRVVQPINDLIEGTDEIARGDLSKRLKISRLKELGQLAKAYNEMAETLELRNLERERDRVALAASETKFSKAFRYYADVIGITRLTDRKIVEVNEAFYEIFGYQAQEVLEHTTMEIGMMPDTEENKAKIAAVYRDLNEGKAVRNREVEWRTKDGMNRLGLWSAEAIEINGERCSIFAWKDISELKKAQQELQEAHNELEVKVELRTQELTALNEELVASNEELSNALAELRRTQDQLVRSEKMAALGGLVAGVAHEINTPIGSSVTAASHLTVISKELREAYQLQKLGTRQFVEYMEDCLEGARIIQVNLERAARLVKSFKQVSADQVSETKRVFKVKEYLEEVLLSIQPHYKRTKHRIVTECDEELEVDTFPGAFSQIITNLLMNSILHAYDESDEGKMTIRVYKEDECLVLDYADDGKGMAKHVQERIFDPFFTTKRGVGGTGLGLYVVYNIITQQLGGSIRCESEPGRGTKFHIRMPL
- a CDS encoding P-II family nitrogen regulator codes for the protein MKEIMAIVRMNKTNATKKALVEAGATGFTATKVLGRGKLVKDKSLIADRKIELMSMVDAEDVKEAEKLIDGFLDGARLYSRRLFNVVANDEDVPRIVEALMQANRTENKVGDGKIFIMPICDVARVRTGEIGKEAL